One Ananas comosus cultivar F153 linkage group 1, ASM154086v1, whole genome shotgun sequence DNA window includes the following coding sequences:
- the LOC109709057 gene encoding LOW QUALITY PROTEIN: mitochondrial carrier protein MTM1-like (The sequence of the model RefSeq protein was modified relative to this genomic sequence to represent the inferred CDS: inserted 1 base in 1 codon) produces the protein MVGCSRHNLPSWMSAASRVDFDNLPRPAPGGDAAXSAADAELGFAERALSAAGAAFLSAIIVNPLDVAKTRLQAQAAGVPYYHPSQHQCGRMASLGPSEMLSDFRCSPTCTRSVIFGTEPVCPSDCFQYKGTLDVFFKVVRQEGFARLWRGTNAGLALAIPTVGIYLPCYDIFRNWIEDFTTCNAPSLTPYAPLVAGSVARSLACIACSPIELARTRMQAYKEFQTGVKAPGMWKTLLGVLSPLKNTSQTIQNYRILWTGVGAQLARDVPFSAICWGTLEPTRRKLLALVGEEGNAASVLGANFSAGFVAGTLAAAATCPLDVAKTRRQIEKDPEKAMKMTTRQTLLDIWRSGGVKGLFTGVGPRVGRAGPSVGIVVSFYEVVKYVLHQRNTS, from the exons ATGGTGGGGTGTTCGCGCCACAACCTCCCCTCTTGGATGAGCGCGGCGTCGCGGGTCGACTTCGACAACCTCCCGCGCCCGGCGCCCGGCGGCGACGCGG GATCGGCGGCCGACGCGGAGTTGGGGTTCGCCGAGCGGGCGCTctccgccgccggagccgcgTTCCTCTCCGCGATCATCGTCAACCCCCTCGATGTGGCGAAG ACGAGGTTACAGGCGCAGGCGGCTGGGGTTCCGTATTATCACCCCTCGCAGCATCAATGTGGACGAATGGCGTCCCTCGGGCCGAGCGAA ATGCTTTCAGATTTCAGATGTTCACCAACATGTACTCGCAGTGTAATATTTGGGACAGAGCCAGTCTGCCCCTCTGATTGTTTTCAGTACAAAGGAACTTTGGACGTCTTTTTTAAAGTAGTTAGACAG GAGGGATTTGCTAGATTATGGAGGGGCACAAATGCAGGCTTAGCATTAGCTATACCAACA GTTGGAATATACTTACCCTGTTATGACATATTTCGCAACTGGATTGAAGATTTCACAACCTGCAATGCTCCTAGTTTAACACCATATGCTCCACTAGTTGCAGGTTCAGTTGCACGCTCATTAGCATGCATAGCTTGTTCTCCAATAGAGCTGGCAAGGACACGCATGCAG GCATATAAAGAGTTTCAAACTGGAGTGAAGGCCCCTGGAATGTGGAAAACATTACTTGGTGTTCTATCACCATTAAAGAATACAAGTCAAACTA TACAAAACTATCGTATTCTGTGGACTGGTGTGGGTGCACAACTTGCTCGTGATGTTCCTTTTTCTGCTATATGCTGGGGTACTCTTGAGCCG ACTCGTCGGAAACTCCTTGCTTTAGTTGGTGAGGAGGGCAATGCAGCTAGCGTTTTAGGAGCAAATTTCTCAGCTGGTTTTGTAGCAGGTactcttgctgctgctgctacatgCCCCCTAGATGTTGCAAAAACAAGGAGACAAATTGAG AAGGATCCAGAGAAGGCTATGAAAATGACTACAAGGCAAACATTATTGGACATTTGGAG GAGTGGCGGAGTGAAGGGTCTCTTCACAGGTGTAGGCCCACGAGTTGGGCGGGCTGGGCCCTCTGTTGGGATCGTCGTTTCCTTTTACGAAGTGGTTAAGTATGTCTTACACCAAAGGAACACATCATGA